In one Macaca nemestrina isolate mMacNem1 chromosome 2, mMacNem.hap1, whole genome shotgun sequence genomic region, the following are encoded:
- the LOC105477441 gene encoding olfactory receptor 5H2, whose protein sequence is MHFISGMSNEDMEQDNATLLTEFVLTGLTYQPEWKIPLFLVFLVIYLITMVWNLGLITLIWNDPQLHIPMYLFLGSLAFVDAWISSTVTPKMLVNFLAKNRMISLSECMIQFFSFAFGGTTECFLLATMAYDRYVAICKPLLYPVIMNNSLCVRLVAFSFLGGFLHVLIHEVLIFRLTFCNSNIIHHFYCDIIPLFMISCTDPSINFLMVFILSGSIQVFTIVTVLNSYTFALFTVLKKKSVRGIRKAFSTCGAHLLSVSLYYGPLLFMYVHPVSPQADDQDMIDSVFYTIVIPLLNPIIYSLRNKQVIDSFTKMVKRNV, encoded by the coding sequence ATGCATTTCATTTCAGGGATGTCGAATGAGGACATGGAACAGGATAATGCAACATTGCTGACAGAGTTTGTTCTCACAGGACTTACATACCAACCAGAGTGGAAAATACCCCTGTTCTTGGTGTTCTTGGTGATCTATCTCATCACTATGGTGTGGAACCTTGGTCTGATTACTCTTATCTGGAATGATCCACAACTTCACATCCCCATGTACTTATTTCTTGGGAGTTTAGCCTTTGTTGATGCTTGGATATCTTCCACAGTAACTCCCAAAATGTTGGTTAATTTCTTGGCCAAAAACAGGATGATATCTCTGTCTGAATGCAtgattcaatttttttcctttgcatttggTGGAACTACAGAATGTTTTCTCTTGGCAACAATGGCATATGATCGCTATGTAGCCATATGCAAACCTTTACTATATCCAGTGATTATGAACAATTCGCTATGCGTACGGCTGGTAGCCTTCTCATTTTTAGGTGGCTTCCTCCATGTCTTAATTCATGAAGTCCTTATATTCAGATTAACCTTCTGCAATTCCAACATAATACATCATTTTTACTGTGATATTATACCATTGTTTATGATTTCCTGTACTGATCCTTCTATTAATTTTCTgatggtttttattttgtctgGCTCAATTCAGGTATTCACCATTGTGACAGTTCTTAACTCTTACACATTTGCTCTTTTCACAGTCCTAAAAAAGAAGTCTGTCAGAGGCATAAGGAAAGCCTTTTCCACCTGTGGAGCCCATCTCTTATCTGTCTCTTTATATTATGGCCCACTTCTCTTCATGTATGTGCACCCTGTATCTCCACAAGCAGATGACCAAGATATGATAGACTCTGTATTTTATACAATTGTAATTCCTTTGCTAAATCCCATTATCTACAGTCTGAGAAATAAGCAAGTAATAGATTCATTCACAAAAAtggtaaaaagaaatgtttag
- the LOC105477443 gene encoding olfactory receptor 5H14-like — MEEENATLLTEFVLTGFLYQPKWKIPLFLAFLVIYLITVMGNLGLIVIIWKDPHLHIPMYLFLGSLAFVDAWLSSTVTPKMLINFLAKSKIISLSECMIQFFSFAIGVTTECFILASMAYDRYVAICKPLLYPVIMTNGLCIRLLVLSFLGGLLHALIHEIFLFRLTFCNSNIIQHFYCDIIPLLKISCTDSSINFLMVFIFAGSIQVFTIGTILISYTLVLLIILKNKSVKGMQKAVSTCGAHLLSVSLYYGPLAVMYVGSASPQADDQDMMECLFYTVIVPLLNPMIYSLRNNQVIDSLTKIFKRNV, encoded by the coding sequence ATGGAAGAGGAAAATGCAACATTGCTGACAGAGTTTGTTCTCACAGGATTTTTATATCAACCAAAGTGGAAAATACCCCTGTTCTTGGCATTCTTGGTCATATATCTCATCACCGTCATGGGGAATCTTGGTCTAATTGTCATCATCTGGAAAGACCCTCACCTTCATATCCCAATGTACTTATTCCTTGGGAGTTTGGCCTTTGTGGATGCTTGGTTATCATCCACAGTGACTCCGAAGATGCTGATCAACTTCTTAGCTAAGAGTAAGATCATATCTCTCTCTGAATGCATgatacaatttttttcctttgcaattgGTGTAACCACAGAATGTTTTATCTTGGCATCAATGGCATATGATCGCTATGTAGCCATTTGCAAACCTTTACTTTATCCAGTCATTATGACCAATGGACTATGCATCCGGCTGTTAGTTTTGTCGTTTCTAGGTGGCCTTCTTCATGCTTTAATCCATGAAATTTTTTTATTCAGATTAACATTCTGTAATTCCAACATAATACAACACTTTTACTGTGACATTATCCCATTATTAAAGATTTCCTGTACTGATTCTTCTATTAACTTtctgatggtttttatttttgcaggTTCAATTCAAGTTTTTACCATTGGAACTATTCTTATATCTTATACACTTGTCCTCCTTATAATCTTAAAGAATAAGTCTGTCAAAGGGATGCAAAAAGCTGTCTCCACCTGTGGAGCTCATCTCTTATCTGTATCTTTATACTATGGGCCCCTCGCCGTCATGTATGTGGGCTCTGCTTCCCCACAGGCTGATGACCAAGATATGATGGAGTGTCTATTTTACACTGTCATAGTTCCTTTATTAAACCCCATGATCTACAGCCTGAGAAACAATCAAGTAATAGATTCATtgacaaaaattttcaaaagaaatgtttag